From a region of the Lactuca sativa cultivar Salinas chromosome 4, Lsat_Salinas_v11, whole genome shotgun sequence genome:
- the LOC111901047 gene encoding probable histone H2AXb, producing MAPKSDAKGGRGKPKTTKSVSRSSKAGLQFPVGRIARFLKAGKYAERVGAGAPVYLSAVLEYLAAEVLELAGNAARDNKKSRIVPRHIQLAVRNDEELSKLLGSVTIANGGVLPNIHSTLLPSKVGKDKGEIGSASQEF from the exons ATGGCTCCCAAGTCAGATGCCAAAGGTGGAAGAGGAAAACCCAAGACCACAAAATCCGTGTCTCGATCTTCCAAGGCCGGTCTCCAGTTCCCCGTCGGTAGGATCGCCCGATTCCTCAAGGCCGGAAAGTACGCCGAACGTGTTGGCGCCGGAGCCCCTGTTTACCTCTCCGCCGTCCTCGAATACCTCGCCGCCGAG GTTTTGGAGTTGGCAGGGAATGCTGCAAGGGATAACAAAAAGAGCAGAATTGTTCCAAGACATATACAGTTAGCAGTGAGGAATGATGAAGAACTTAGCAAGTTGTTGGGGTCAGTGACGATTGCTAATGGTGGTGTCTTACCAAATATTCATTCAACTTTGCTACCAAGTAAGGTTGGAAAGGATAAAGGTGAAATTGGTTCTGCTTCTCAAGAGTTCTAG